One part of the Rutidosis leptorrhynchoides isolate AG116_Rl617_1_P2 chromosome 1, CSIRO_AGI_Rlap_v1, whole genome shotgun sequence genome encodes these proteins:
- the LOC139880077 gene encoding probable carotenoid cleavage dioxygenase 4, chloroplastic, producing MKSHSSFIVSVSKRNNIEKVQETRITEKRSEQGSNHTHFDLRKSLVENLFVMLERAIIKFIDPPLHLSVDPNHVLCDNFGPVDELSPTECDIIHGSSSILSSLEGVYIRIGPNPQFTPNGPHHYFDGDGMMQSLRISKGRATFCCRYVKTNKYSFEHQVGSYIVPNIIGGMQDLGPFLARVVLYNARAILGHYDMSKGFGVANTNLAYFGGRVYALCESDLPYEIKVKDDGDIITLGRHDFNGKLTLNMTAHPKVDPNTKEAFAFRYWATRPYLTYFRFDANGNKQPDVPIFSMKQSSLTHDLAITQKYAIIFDIQLGVDPMNFIRGRHLISVDPTKVPKIGILPRYATNESEIKWFDAPGINILHVVNAWDDIDDDGSEVIVLVASNILHVEHFMERLYMTEPSMEIVTIHFGTGTVSSKSMLIDNLEFPVINQAYVGKKNSLAIQVFYSAINEKTPTKTSMRRTLGVVKLDIFASENNKDKHKHIVASRMYGENCFGGEPFFVARDPEDPNSEEDDGYVVSYVHDESSGESKLLVMDARSPSLEIVAQVKLPQRVPYGLHGIFIREKTFKKI from the exons ATGAAATCTCATTCAAGTTTCATCGTGTCCGTTTCCAAACGAAACAATATTGAAAAGGTACAAGAAACAAGAATAACCGAAAAACGGTCAGAACAAGGATCGAACCATACTCATTTCGATTTAAGAAAATCGTTAGTCGAAAACTTATTTGTCATGCTTGAAAGAGCAATCATCAAATTCATTGATCCTCCTCTTCACTTATCAGTAGACCCTAACCACGTCCTATGTGATAATTTCGGACCAGTTGATGAGCTAAGTCCCACTGAATGTGACATCATACATGGCTCATCGTCCATCCTTTCAAGTCTTGAAGGTGTGTATATTCGTATCGGACCAAACCCACAGTTTACCCCTAATGGTCCTCACCATTACTTCGATGGGGATGGAATGATGCAATCGTTACGAATTTCTAAAGGCAGAGCTACATTTTGTTGTCGATATGTGAAAACAAATAAGTACAGTTTTGAGCACCAAGTTGGATCATACATCGTTCCGAATATTATCGGAGGTATGCAGGATCTTGGTCCCTTTCTTGCTCGTGTAGTATTATATAATGCACGGGCTATATTGGGACACTATGACATGAGTAAAGGTTTTGGTGTTGCAAACACTAATTTAGCATATTTTGGCGGTCGGGTGTACGCATTATGCGAATCCGATCTTCCCTATGAAATCAAAGTGAAAGACGATGGTGACATAATAACGTTAGGTCGTCATGATTTTAATGGTAAGCTCACCTTAAACATGACGGCGCACCCCAAGGTTGATCCCAACACTAAAGAGGCATTTGCATTTCGTTATTGGGCAACACGTCCTTATTTAACTTACTTTCGCTTCGATGCAAATGGAAATAAGCAACCTGATGTTCCGATTTTTTCAATGAAGCAATCATCACTAACACATGACTTGGCTATTACTCAAAAGTATGCAATCATTTTTGATATTCAACTTGGAGTAGATCCAATGAACTTTATTCGTGGACGACATCTAATAAGTGTTGACCCAACAAAAGTCCCAAAAATTGGTATTCTTCCACGATATGCAACAAATGAGTCCGAGATCAAGTGGTTTGACGCGCCTGGAATAAATATACTACATGTTGTTAATGCATGGgacgatattgatgatgatggaagTGAAGTTATCGTGTTGGTGGCGTCGAATATATTGCATGTGGAGCATTTTATGGAGCGATTATATATGACTGAACCTTCTATGGAAATAGTAACGATTCACTTTGGGACAGGGACGGTGTCGAGTAAATCTATGTTGATTGATAACTTAGAGTTCCCTGTGATCAATCAAGCGTATGTCGGCAAAAAGAACAG TCTTGCGATACAGGTATTTTACTCGGCAATAAATGAGAAAACACCAACAAAAACATCGATGAGGAGAACATTAGGGGTGGTAAAGCTTGACATTTTTGCATCGGAAAACAATAAAGATAAACACAAGCACATTGTGGCTAGTCGGATGTATGGAGAAAATTGTTTCGGAGGCGAACCATTTTTTGTTGCAAGAGATCCAGAGGATCCAAACTCGGAAGAGGATGATGGTTATGTGGTATCTTATGTTCACGATGAAAGCTCTGGTGAGTCGAAACTCTTAGTGATGGATGCTCGATCACCGAGTCTAGAAATTGTTGCACAAGTGAAGCTGCCTCAACGAGTGCCCTATGGTTTACACGGAATATTCATTAGGGAAAAGACCTTTAagaaaatatga